ATAATGGCCGGGAAGGCAATACCAACAGCAATTATGATGGGCATAAATACCTGTGTTATGTAAACTTCTTGCCCTGCCCAGAAAAGCTCCCGTAAAGACTCCAAACTGTCCTCCTGCCTATCCGGCGCCAATAGTCGGATATAACAAAGTTAAGTGCGAGATAAAAAAGACGGTGACAATGACGCCGACTATCATCAGTGCCATGTTTACCAGTCTCCTGTATTTTTCGCGTAGACCGAAGTCAAAGATAATAAGCCGTACCCCGTTGAGCAAGGCATAAAATATGGCTACCAGTATACTTACTTCAACAATAATGGCAATTACTCTGAGCAACATATCCATATGTTAGCAGACCTCAACCTGATTTGCCTTCAGCGGAAGGAGCAGTCTCCTGATAGCCGTAGTGAGCCTTAACCTTGCACTCGGGGCAGAGTTCAAACTGTGCCGCCATCGCCTCTCCCATTGCCGATAACTTTTCCTGTAATCCGGCTACCAGCGCCCGGGGGCCGATAGTGTTACCGCACTCGCGGCATTTTACCATCATGTCGGTAAAAATTACCACAGCGGGATTATCCAGTTTATCAAGTTCGAGCACAGGCTCCAGGCGAATACAATCTTCAGGACAGACCTCAACACACCTGCCGCAGCCGACACATAAATCATGCCGGAAGAGCAGCTGATAGTCTCCGGTCTCATCATTCAACAGAGCCGTCAGCGCCTCTGTCGGACAGTCACGCGCGCACAGACCACAACCAATGCAGCGGCAACAGTCCAGTTCCAGCCTGCCGAAAGGAGCCGTGCCCGCAGCTACTGTTCCGGTTTCCGTTACCCCCAGCTTATCCCTTAAACCTCTGATGAGCGTCGGAAGCAGTAAACCTTCGGCGGGAACCGTTGAAGGCTCAGATTCCGCTAACGGCGTGGGGCCCAGGCCGGTTACTTCTCCGGCAAACCGCTCCAGTTCAGTTTCCATTCCGGCCGTATCACCGGTAATACCGAATATCCCGATACGCTGCGTTTCACTATTCCAGGCACCAAGCAGTTCCCGGACAAAGCGGACATTCTGCTCCCAGATACCTGGATTCAATCCATCATGGCATTTCCCCTGGCCTGACAGCGCCAGTCCTGAAGCTCCCCTGTCAAAAGCACGCAGCATCAACCAGGGCGAAGCCATCGCCAGGCAGGGAATAGTCAGGGGCAATACGTTAGCGGACAGAGTTGGCGCTGCCCGCCGCTCATCAGGCACTGGTGAGCAGTGCTGACAGGCAAGAACGATTATACCCGGCTGCGGAGAAGGACTGCTATTCTCCGCCAGCAATCGCCCCATTTCTTCATCCAGACTTTCCAGAGAAAAGGTAGGATAACTTATCGCCCGGAACGGACAGGCGGCGACGCAGGCTCCGCACCCGGAACACAAAGCAGTATCAACTTTAATCTCACCCGCCTCAACCATCATCGCACTCAGCGGGCAGGTATCCTGGCAAATCCCGCAATCCTGTTTACCCGGGCACAAAGCGGCATCAACAAAAGGTATGACTTCATAACGAGGCAAAACCAGCTTCAGAAGTTCACGCCGGCTGATTTTACCTTCAGGCTTTACGAAGCGTAACTTGAGTCTATCGTGACCAATTTCCTGTTCAATCACTGTCTTGTCACTAATCCTTTGCTATTCAAAAGGCTGACACCAGCTTCATTCATGATCCGGGTTCAGCCTAGGTTGAAGAAGCCTGGCTCTCCGCCGCGGCGGGTTTCTCCTCTATTTTCACCTCGGCTGCTTCGGTTGCTGTTACCTTCGCCGGAGGCGCTTCAGCCCTAGCCTCAAGCGGCGGGAGCAGTTCCAGATATTTCAAGCCCAGCACAAAAACAAGCCCCAGTAAAGCGATGATTCCCACCGACATCATGGTCTCCACTGGAGTTACCGGGAAGGAACCTGTTACCCCCCACACCCCCTCTATTTCCCCCGGATAGAAGTCCAGTGGATAAGCCGCCCCCGTGATTACCAGGTAATACCTCTCAAAGAAAACGCCAATCACCACAGAAGCCGCCGCCAGGGCTATCCAGCGCACGGTCTTGTTCAGTCGCGGGTTGAACAGGATTGCCAGGGGAATGACGGCGCCCATGCCAATCTGCAAGACCCAGAAGACCCAGCTACCGGCACCTGCCAGCATGTAGGCCGCCGCCTCCCGGTGTGGTTCGTAGTAATGCGTCATTTTATCGACAAAGACCAGCACCAGTAGAACAATAATGAACGCGGTTAGCAGCTTACCGAGAGAGGTTATCATTTCCTTTTTGACTTCCCGGCCGGTAAATTTGAGGGTGAGCGTCACGGCAACGATCAGCAGGGCTAACCCGGAGGTCAGCGCCGCCGCCAGGAATTCCAGCGGCCTTACCGGGGAAAACCAGGTCTCACGGGCGGCCACGAAACCGAAGATTGCCCCCGTACCCATGTGCACCAGGCTCGCCCAGCCCACAGCGATTGTCCCCATTATCTTGACCAGTTTCAGTTGATTGGCAAAGATAAGCCCCAGGTAGACCAGGCTAATCGTAAGATAGCCACCATAAAGAATGCCATTGATGGCGAACATGGAAGTCATGTTATTCAGGTAGAAGAACATGAACAAACGCCAGAACTTCTCCGGGCGGCCCAGGTCAACCATGATGAATATCAGCGCGCCGACAATAAGGACGATAGCCATGAACACGGCCATACGGGCGATAGGCTTATACTCATCCCGCCCGAAAACATAGGTCAGCGAGGAGATTATCAGCGAGCCCGCGCTCAGCCCGATGAGATAGATAAGAAAGACGATAGGCATTCCCCAGGGAACAACGTTACTGCCGCCAAAGACCTGGTGTCCCTGCAGATAGCTGATGATGAAGCTGGCCAGCCCGGCCAGCACCAATGCACCCAGAACTCCCACCAACAAGTAGTAGTTCCTCGATTTACCTTCAACTGCCGAGTACTCTAAAGCCATCGCTTGTCCTTTTACCTGGGGAGATAATACACTTTTGGTTTGGTACCCATCGTTTCTCTGAGTCGAAATGCCTCCCTGGTCGCCAGCAGCTTTGCTACCTGGCTCTCAGGATTATCCAGATCGCCGAAGGATATCGCCCGCGTCGGGCAGGCTTCAGCACAGGCCGGTACCACATCAACGCCAATCTCTTTACCTTCCTTTATTCCCTGGTCTACCCGGTGAAAACAGAAGGTACACTTCTCAACCACGCCGTGCAGCCGCCGGGGGAAGGGCCAGGGGCCCCGGTCTGCCCGGTTGGGGGGCAGGTCAGGGCGGTGGTATTCTTTCTCCGCCTGTTCTTTATAGTTAAAATTCCTCACTCCGTAAGGGCAGGCAATCATACAATATTTGCAGCCGATACAGCGCCGGAAGTCCTGAACAACGATGCCGTCATCACGACGGTAGGTCGCTTTTGCCGGGCAGACCGTGGCACAGGGAGGGTTATCACAGTGCATACAGGGCATAGGTATCAGGTCAATACCCACCGCCGGATACTCACCGCGACTTACCGCAATCACTTTATGCCAGAAAGGCGCCGTCCTCCTGATATGCTCCTCAGGGGAGCCGTGGGGAACGTCATTTTCTGTTTTACAGGAGACCGAGCATGCCTGGCAACCGGCACACTTGTCCAGGTCAATAACCATCCCCCATCTTGCCATTTACTACCTCACGCCTTGTAAACTTTGACCCTGGTATTAAAAAAGGACGACTGCCCGCTCAAGCGGTCATAGTCCACGCCGATAATTTCATTAGGGTTCACGCCGATACCCTTCTGCCATACTCCACCCGCATAATGCCCCTGGCCGACGGCGATACTGACCACCCGGGGATGCATCCCTTCAATGACCCTGGCCGTTAGCTTGATTCGACCAGAGGCAGATTCCACCCAGACCGTGTCCTTATCTTTAATCCCCAGGCTACGGGCGGTACGGCTATTCATCTCGGCGAAGTTAGTCCATCCGGCGCCGTGCATCACCAGGAAGAACTCCTGCGCCCAGGGATAATTCTGATTGCCGTTCTCGATATTCATCACCGGCTCATAGGTAGACAATAGCAGAGGATAGTCTACTTCATTCCCTAACGATTGTGCTTCTTCATAATGGGGCAGATAAGCCAGTCTGCTATCGGCACTCTTCCCAATGCTTTGGAGCTGTCTCTCCAGGTTCCCGGAATAAAACTCGAATTTCTTAGACGTTGTTTCGAAGATACGATCATACTTGTAATATTCATAAGCTGGCCCCACCCAGACGCCATTCTCCTTGAGTTCTTCCCAGGGTATGAGCGTTTCCACACGGTAACGGACAAAGCCCTGCGCGTCATCACCGATACGTGTGAAGGAACGCCCCACCGGCCCCT
The Dehalococcoidales bacterium genome window above contains:
- a CDS encoding 4Fe-4S binding protein, which codes for MIEQEIGHDRLKLRFVKPEGKISRRELLKLVLPRYEVIPFVDAALCPGKQDCGICQDTCPLSAMMVEAGEIKVDTALCSGCGACVAACPFRAISYPTFSLESLDEEMGRLLAENSSPSPQPGIIVLACQHCSPVPDERRAAPTLSANVLPLTIPCLAMASPWLMLRAFDRGASGLALSGQGKCHDGLNPGIWEQNVRFVRELLGAWNSETQRIGIFGITGDTAGMETELERFAGEVTGLGPTPLAESEPSTVPAEGLLLPTLIRGLRDKLGVTETGTVAAGTAPFGRLELDCCRCIGCGLCARDCPTEALTALLNDETGDYQLLFRHDLCVGCGRCVEVCPEDCIRLEPVLELDKLDNPAVVIFTDMMVKCRECGNTIGPRALVAGLQEKLSAMGEAMAAQFELCPECKVKAHYGYQETAPSAEGKSG
- the nrfD gene encoding NrfD/PsrC family molybdoenzyme membrane anchor subunit, which encodes MALEYSAVEGKSRNYYLLVGVLGALVLAGLASFIISYLQGHQVFGGSNVVPWGMPIVFLIYLIGLSAGSLIISSLTYVFGRDEYKPIARMAVFMAIVLIVGALIFIMVDLGRPEKFWRLFMFFYLNNMTSMFAINGILYGGYLTISLVYLGLIFANQLKLVKIMGTIAVGWASLVHMGTGAIFGFVAARETWFSPVRPLEFLAAALTSGLALLIVAVTLTLKFTGREVKKEMITSLGKLLTAFIIVLLVLVFVDKMTHYYEPHREAAAYMLAGAGSWVFWVLQIGMGAVIPLAILFNPRLNKTVRWIALAAASVVIGVFFERYYLVITGAAYPLDFYPGEIEGVWGVTGSFPVTPVETMMSVGIIALLGLVFVLGLKYLELLPPLEARAEAPPAKVTATEAAEVKIEEKPAAAESQASST
- a CDS encoding 4Fe-4S dicluster domain-containing protein translates to MARWGMVIDLDKCAGCQACSVSCKTENDVPHGSPEEHIRRTAPFWHKVIAVSRGEYPAVGIDLIPMPCMHCDNPPCATVCPAKATYRRDDGIVVQDFRRCIGCKYCMIACPYGVRNFNYKEQAEKEYHRPDLPPNRADRGPWPFPRRLHGVVEKCTFCFHRVDQGIKEGKEIGVDVVPACAEACPTRAISFGDLDNPESQVAKLLATREAFRLRETMGTKPKVYYLPR
- a CDS encoding molybdopterin dinucleotide binding domain-containing protein produces the protein GPVGRSFTRIGDDAQGFVRYRVETLIPWEELKENGVWVGPAYEYYKYDRIFETTSKKFEFYSGNLERQLQSIGKSADSRLAYLPHYEEAQSLGNEVDYPLLLSTYEPVMNIENGNQNYPWAQEFFLVMHGAGWTNFAEMNSRTARSLGIKDKDTVWVESASGRIKLTARVIEGMHPRVVSIAVGQGHYAGGVWQKGIGVNPNEIIGVDYDRLSGQSSFFNTRVKVYKA